The genomic DNA AGGCCGTCCCAATCGTTTCCGACTGGTTGGCGCAGCCGATGGTGACGATTGTGGAGCCGGGAGAGCGACACTGGACGATTTTGCAGGACCTTCTCACTCGCGTGCACGCGAGAGGCCCCGCGGTGACTGACGCTCATCTCGCCGCTCTGGCGATCGAACACGGGGCGACGCTCTGCTCGAGCGACCGAGACTTCGAGCGCTTTCCGGGTCTCCGGGTTCTCAATCCACTCGCGGCGCAGACCTGACGAGCGTGCGTCGAAGTCGAAACGCTTCGAGCCCGGTCAGGTGTCCTGTCCGCTGGCTTGGGCGTTCACCCCGTACGCAGCGGGTCTGACCTTCCGATACCCGCCACAGCCGCAGTCGTCGGTCAGCTCGGCATGCGCGATCGTGCGCAGGCTGATGCGCGCCGCGGTCGCGCCCAGCTCCTCGTGGATCGTGTCCAACGCACCCCACTCTTCCGGGATGACGCCGTCGACGTAGTTGGTCACGTACGACGCGCTGACGAAGCACGCGCCGATCTCGCGCGCGTTGGTGGCCTCCGGAGCGATGCTCTGGTTGACTGCGTCGGCGCCGAGCGACTGGAGCGCGCGGGCTTCGGCGGGGGTCTCGAAGCGCGGCCCCCATGTATGCGCCATCACCAGCCGGTTGGCCATGCCGTACACGCGGTCGGGGGCGGGCCATAGCCGCCGGGCTGTGCGTTCCAGCGTGCGGCCCAGGCTGGGGCACACGAGCTGATTCCCGCGGCACGCGTACGCGAATCGCCCCGGCAGCGTCGAGTACGTGGTTTGGCCCAGGTCCAGCACGTCGCTGGTGACCACGAAGTCCCGAGGTTGCAGCGCCCGGTTGATCGAGCCGCAGGTGCTGTCGGCCAGCACCTTGCGCACGCCCGCCTGCGCCAGAGTCCAGAAGACTCGACGATGCGCCGAGTGGTCGACGGCGTCGAGCGGCCAGCCGTGCGAGAACACGTTCAGCGCGAGACGGGTGCGGCCGTCTTCGGTCACGCCGCCGTCGAACTCGATGAGCTGCCACCGCTCGGTGCGTCCCCACGGCGTATCGAAGCTGAGGCCGCGCTCGACCACGCGCACGCCCGGCTCGCGGAGATCGTCCGGAAACCTGAGCCCCCAGCTGGCGCTGCCCGAGATCAGCGCCAACGCGGCTTTCGGGATTTTCTCGCCGCCCATCGTCCTCGCTACGCCGTTTGGAGCGCCTTGGCCGGGTCGAGCTTCTGAAAGTCCTTCGCGAAGGCCACGATGTGGTCGACGATGCGCGCGAGCGACTCCTCGCCCCTCCGCTTCAGCGCCTCGAGCGCCGCCTTGTCGACCTCCGGCGCGCTCTCCACGTCTACGTCCCAGGAATCCACCGGAATGATCACCGGGGCGCTCTGATACTCGAAGTTGCTGAAGCCGAGCGGCTTGATCTTGTCTCCAAACAGCTGGCGCATCGGCGGGTTCACGCCCCACTCGCCCTTGTACCCGCCGGGCCTCACATCCGCGATGTGCGCGCCGCTGACCGCCAGCGCCACGGCGAGCTCCCAGATGTGGGTGCCTTCGGGGAACGCGTTCGGCGCGATCTTCTTGCCGATGTTCCACCATTCCAAGACCGCGATCAGCATGCCGAGTTCCCGCACGTTGCGGCCCGTCCGGATGAGCGGCTCCCGGTTGCCGCCGTGGCCGTTGAGGAAGATCACCTTGCGGACGCCGTTGTCGTAGAGGCTCTCGCAAATGTCGGTGTAGACCGCCTCGATTACGTCCTGGCTGATGGTGATCGAACCGGGGTAGTGTGCCATCTTGTCGTTCTCGCCGTACGGGACCGCCGGCAGCGTTACCAGCCCGGTCCGCTTACCGACCTCGTCGGCGATCCACGCCACCGAGCTCGTGTCGATGCCGATCGGCGTCGGGCCGTGCGAATGCAGAGTGCCCACGGCCATGATCGCGGTGTCGGACCTCTTGAACGCCTCTTCGGCTTCTTTCCAGGACATCTCATCCAGCCGGTGCTTGGCCACTGTCCACCTCCTTGACTCGCCCGGAGTGACCCGGCCGTGCCGCACGTCCCCGCCGGCCGCGGCGTCATCCGAAGCGTTCCCCAGATAGATCCTTCGATCAGGGATGTCGATCTTCCCTGGCCGTCCGCCGTGGGGCGCCGCGGCAAGGAGTCGACCTCGCAGTCCGCCTTCCTTTGGAGTCGCGTCCTGCCGAAAAGAGGCGACGGCGCCTCGGGCAAGTCGGTGGCACGAGGGTCCAAAGCGCGCGAAGGCCAATATTGAAGTCTTTGTGGAGAGCGCAGATGAATTGATAACGTAGTGCGACGAGATCCCCGAACCGTTGCGCGCGGTTCTCGAAGGGACCGGTCGTACATCGGAGGGAGAAGATGGAATTCGCCGGCAAGGTTGTGTGGCTGACGGGCGGGGGCGGACGTATCGGGCGGGCGATCGCCGCGGCGTTCGCTCGAGAGGGAGCCTCCGTCGGGATCTGCGATCTGAACGGGGACGCCGCGACGCAGTCGCTCGAGGCCATGCGGGCTGGGGGAGGTCGCGGTGTCGCGCTCCGCGGGGATGTGAGCGTCGAGGCGGACGTGGACCGCATGCTCGCGGAGATCACAACGTCGCTTGGGCCAGTGGACATCTTGGTGACGAGTCACGGGAACTCCCCGAACATGCCGGTGCTGGAGATGGACCTGGCCACATGGCAGTCGGCGTTCACCGTCAACACCCAGGGGTGTTTCCTGGCGTGCCGGGCCGCGGCGCGTCAGATGGTCGCGCGTCGGGCACGGGGTGTCATCATCAACTTGTCCTCGGGGGCCGCGACGTCCGGCCGGCCGGGCTCGTCCGCCTATTGCGGCTCGAAGGCGGCGATCAACATGCTGAACCACGTGCTCGCGACGGAACTGGGCCCCCACGGTATCCGCGTCAACGCCATCTCGCCCGGGCTGGTTACCCCAACGGCGCTGCGGCACGGCGAGGCAGGGCACCCATATCTGAACCTGATGATCGACATGACCCCGCTCGGCCGGACCGGCGTGCCGACCGACGTCGCGGAGGCGGTGCTTGCGCTCGCGTCCGACCGCCTCGGATGGGTGACCGGTGCCAATCTCGAGGTCAGCGGCGGCTCGCACTGCGGCCGCACGAACGCCCCGTACACGCCGAGGTTGACGCCGCCGGGCGCCACGCCCCCGCCGCGTGCCTAGTGGACGTGCCGCGGGGCCTCGGTGTCCGCGAGACCTGACGCCACGTTCGACTCCCGGCAGGCTTTGCTAGACTGATATCTGGGCCACCGATCGACGAGGGTGCCGGGCGTGGGCCTCGTCGGGATGGATGCAGGGTGGCGATTCGGAGGTGCGTTCCGTGGCCGATAGCCCATCGCCGTCGAACACACGAACGAAGCTGAGCGATGTCGTCGTTGTCGACGTCGACATCCACGCGGACGACCCACCCGGAGCGCTCGCTCCGTACTGTGACATGCCGTGGCGGCGGTCTCTGGAACTGCAGGCGACCCTTCCGTCGCGCTACCTGAGTTACGGCGGGTACTCGCCGAGCCTGGGCCTCGACCCGCCGTTTCCGGGCGGCCTGCACGGACGGACCACCCCGACCGCGGCGAAGATGCGCGAGGAGCTCGACGCGATCTCGGTGGACATCGGGATCTTGTTCCCCGACCATCTGCTGCTCATGGCGCAGTTGCCGAACGCCGACTACGCGGCCGCCCTCGGCCGTGCGTACAACCGCTGGCTCCTCGAGAAGTGGCTTGCGGTGGAGCCCTCGCTCTACGGCGCGCTCGTCGCGGCTCCCCAGGATCCCGTCGACGCGGCGCGGGAGATCGACAAGTACGGTGCGGATCCCAAGGTCGTGGCGGTCTATCTGCCGACGTCCGCGGTGTACCCGCTGTGGGGCCACCGGAAGTACGACCCGATCTACGCCGCGGCCGAGGCCGCGGGCCTGCCCGTGATGCTGCACAGCGTGTCTGCCGTGTTCCCGGTGTTCCCGTTCAACGTGGAGCAGTTCGACACGGCGCTCGCCCGGCACACCGTCGGGCATACGTTCGCGATGATGGCGAACCTGATCAGCATGGTGACGACCGGGGTGCCGGTGCGATTCCCGAAGCTCAAGGTGTGCTTCACCGAGGCCGGGATCTCGTGGGTGCCGTTCATCATGTGGCGGCTGGACAAGGAATACAACGAGAGCCGCCGCGAGGTGCCGTTCCTCGAGGACCGGCCGAGCGCGTACGTCAAACAGATGTACTTCGCCACGCAGCCTGTCGAGGAGCCGGAGAACCCGCGCCACCTCGCGGCGACGATTGAGGTCATCGGGGACGATCACATCCTGTTCGCCTCCGATTGGCCGCACCACGACTTCGACCACCCGCGTCACGTGTTCGACCTGCCGCTCGCGCCCGAGACGAAACGCCGGATCATGGGCGAGAACGCCCTCCGGCTGTTCGGGATCCCGGCCCCCGCCAAGTCCCCGAAGACGGGCGCGTGATGGCCGACGTGACGGTCGCCCGGGTCAGCGAGTTCCCTTCCGGTGCGCGCCGCGTCGTCCGCAGCGGGCGCATCGAGATCGGTGTCTTCAACGTGGACGGCCGGTACTACGCGCTGCCGAACGTGTGCGCCCACCAGTTCGGACCCCTGTGCGAGGGGCGCGTAACCGGGACCCTGATCGCGAACGCCGAGACGGAGTGGAGGCGGGCGTGGGTGCGCGAGGGCGCGATCCTGACGTGCCCCTGGCATTCGCTCGAATACGACATCACGACTGGCCGCTGCCTGGCCTACCCCGGTATCAAGCTGCGACAGTATCCGGTGCGCGTCGAAGGAGAGTACGTCGTCGTCTCGGTGTAGAGGAGCGTGACGTGATCTATCTCGTGCGCTGCGCCGAGTGCGATCAGGCGTTCTGGTTGGACGTCCGAGACGCGCGGACGCCGGCGCACAACCGGTGGGACCGACGCGCGTCCGCGCTTCCTGCCGCCGAACGGGGCGACGGCAGCGGACGCACCGGGCACTGGGTCATGGAGAGTCTCCGGCCGCTGCCGGCGATCACCCGTCCCGACCAACCCTGGACTCGGCGGTCGGACGGTTTCTGAAACACACCGCGAACTGGAGACCAACATCCAGATTCAGAGGCCGTCGGCTGTGGCGAGTCCTGGATTCCGCGCGTGTCACCCGACGGTCGGGAACGTGCGAAGGGGGACTGCGGGCCGGCGGCGAACGCTCGAATCGACTCGACTTCAATCATCGATGGGAATCTCGGGTAGAATGGCGGGCAACGACCTCCGATCAGGACACGCGCCCCGAGTCGACGAATTCGTGCGCTCATCCGATGGAACGCGGGTTGGCTTCACCCGGCTCGGATCGGGACCGGCATTGGTAGTGGTTCATGGCAGCCTGTCGACGCGTGAAGATTGGCTCACCGTGGCGAGTCTGCTGGCCGATCACTTCACCTGCTATGTGATGGATCGGCGCGGGCGAGGGTTGAGCGGTGACGCGCCGGATTACGCGATCGAGCGAGAGTGTGACGACATCACCGCGGTGCTCGTGGCCGCGGGGCGCGCAGCAAATCTCCTCGCACACTCGTTCGGTGCGATCTGTGCCCTCGAAACGGCGATGCGCGTCGTGGTGCCGCACCTTATCTTGTACGAACCTCCGCTTCCCGTCGGTGGGCGGGTCGCGGGTGAACATCTTGGCGAATATCGGGCCGCCGTCGCCACGGGCCGCTTGGATGAGGCTCTTGAAATCGGCCTGACGCGCTTCGTCGGATTGTCGGCCGGGCAAATCGCGGGAATGCGCACGGCGCCAATTTGGCCGCAGTTGCGGTCGCGTACTCCCACATGGACTCGTGAAGTGGAAGCCATCGACGGCCTCAGCTCGAGCGTCGACCGTTACAGTGCGCTGACGTCCTCCACCCTCCTGCTGGTCGGGAGTGAAAGTGCGAAGCACCTCAGGGATGCCACAGCGGCGCTCAGTCAAGTACTTCAGCATGGCCATGTGACGACGCTCGTCGGGCAAGGGCATATGGCGGGTCGGCTCGCGCCCGAGCTCGTCGCACGAGCCGTCACTGCATTCCTGCGACAGTGAATCGTGTCGAACGAGGAGTGCCACCGCCCGGTCGAGCAGTGCTCTAGACAGTTCAGACGTCAAGGTCGTCTGGTTCGAGGAGAGTCGACTACTCACACCACCGCGCAATGAGCATACCGGGTGGCGCGCTCCGCGGGGGGCCCCGACGGTCGAGAACGCGCCAAGGGTGCGATGAATCGACGGCGAACACTCGCTTCGGCTTGATCTCGAAGCGGCACTCTCGCCCTTGGGAACTCGCCGGCGCGACGGAAGGGACTGACAGATGGAGAGACGCACCCCCTGCGAGATTGCCGTTCGCGCGCATCGCTTGGGCGCCGCGAGATGGAGGCTCCTCGCGTGAGCGCCGGCGGCGCGGAACGGGCGGGACACGCCACCCCGCAACCGGTGGTGGCGCCGCTCACGCGCGACGCGATCTTTCTGGTGGTGACCGTGAACCCGGGGGTCGAGAGCTGCGCGGCGGTGCGGGCGCTCTGCGGAGATCTCGGCGCGCTCCTGCGCGCGGTCGGATTCCGTGACATCGAAGGCGACCTGTCCTGCGTGGTGGGGTTTAGCTCCGACGCGTGGGACCGGCTCTTCGGGCAACCGCGGCCGGCGGAGCTCCATCCGTTCCGGGAAGTCACCGGCCGGCCGCACCGCGCGGTCTCCACGCCCGGCGATATCCTCTTTCATATCCGCGCGAAGCGCATGGACCTCTGCTTCGAGTTGGCGACGCAGATCACGGCGCGCCTCGGCGATGCGGTGGCCCCTGTGGACGAGACGCACGGCTTCCGTTATTTCGACGACCGCGATCTGATCGGGTTCGTCGATGGGACGGAGAACCCCAGGGATCAGGCGGCGATCGACGCCACCATCATCGGCGACGAGGACGCGGCGTTCGCCGGCGGCAGCTACGTGATCGTGCAGAAGTATCTCCACGACCTCCGCGGGTGGAACGCGCTGTCGACCGAGGCGCAGGAGCGCATCATCGGCCGGACGAAGCTCTCCGACATCGAGCTCGACGACGCCGTCAAGCCCACCGCGGCGCACAACGCGCTCACGACGATCGTGGAAGACGGGGTCCAGCTCGAGATCCTCCGCGACAACATGCCATTCGGCGAGGCGGCGAAGGGCGAATTCGGTACGTATTTCATCGGGTACGCGCGCTCGCCTCACCGGATCGAGCAGATGCTGGTGAACATGTTCGTCGGCCGTCCACCGGGCAACTACGACCGGCTGTTGGACTTCAGTCGCGCCGTCACCGGGACGCTGTTCTTCGTCCCGTCCGTGACGTTCCTGGAGAACGTGTCCGGCGGCGAGCCTGCCGTCGCGGCGCCGCCACCAGGTCCGTCCTCGCCGTCTGCGCCCGAGTCGGCACCGCCATCGCGCGACGGATCGCTCGGCATCGGTTCCCTCAAAGGAGACTCCCGAGATGAATAACCTGCACCGCGAACTTGCCCCGATCTCCGACGCCGCGTGGGCTCAGATCGAGCAGGAAGCGTCGCGCACGCTCAAGCGCCACCTTGCGGCACGACGGGTGGTCGACGTGCACGGGCCTAACGGCGTCGCCTTTTCCGCCGTCGGCACCGGCCATCTTCGGCCTGTCGAAGCTCCGGGGGAGGGTATCCACGCCTGGCAGCGCGACGCGACGGCGCTCGTGGAGCTGCGTGTCCCGTTCGAACTGGATCGCCGGGCGATCGATGACGTGGAACGCGGCGCCAACGACTCGGATTGGCAGCCGCTCAAGGATGCTGCGCGCACGATGGCCTTTGCGGAGGACCGGGCCGTCTTCGAAGGCTACGCTCCCGTCGGCATCGGAGGCATCCGACGGGGCACCAGCCACCCGGTGATGCCCCTCCCCGCTGATGCGCGCGAATATCCGAGCGCGATCGCTCGGGCGGTAACCCAGCTGCGTCTCGCCGGCGTCAACGGCCCGTACTCTGTGCTGCTGAGCGCCGACGCCTACACCGGCGTCAGCCAGGCCAGTGACCACGGCTACCCCGTGCTGCAGCACGTCAAACGTCTCCTAGACGGCGAGATCATCTGGGCCCCGGCGATTGCCGGAGCGTTTGTCTTGACCACCCGCGGCGGCGACTTCGATCTGCACATCGGCCAGGATATGTCGATCGGCTACGCCAGCCATGCGGACGCCGTCGTGCGCCTGTACCTGCAGGAGACCTTCACCTTCCTACTATTGACCGCAGAAGCCGCTGTGGCGCTGACGCCCCCCGGGTAGGAGCCGGCGCCGAGGGACTGATCACCTCGCCCAGCGGAGCCCCCGCAGCCGGCTCACGGCGGCGCGCGCCGTTCGGACGGTGCGTCTCGGCAACCTGCGCATTGGCATCCATGCGACATCGGCGACGTCATCGCCCGCGGTGAGATCGGCAGTCCCGTCGGCGATCCGGGCAATGTAGCACACGTCCAGCGTGGCGATTCCTCCGGACCCGTACGTTCCGGCAAAGGTGCCAAGCGTCCCCTGCAGTTCCACCTCGACGCCCAGTTCTTCCCGTGCCTCACGCCGTGCCGCGTCTTCCGCCGTTTCTCCCGGCTCCACGAACCCGCCGACGAGGTCCCAGTGCCCCTGCAACGGAGGGATCGCTCGTTTCGCGAGCAGAACGCGCGCCCCGTCCACAATCACGAGCGAGGCCGTAGGTTTGGGATTGTTCCAGTATGTCCATCCGCACCGGCGGCAGGTCTTTACGCCGCGGCCGCCGACCGGCGTCAGCGGCGCGGCGCACTGCATGCAGAAGCGCGCTCGCATGGCGATCCTCCAGGAGAAAGCGCCGTCCGGCCCCCAAAGAGGCAGGTTCGTCCTGCAGGAAGAACCGTACCACAGCGCAGCGTCGGTCGAGCATGCGCCGGAGTGACTCCATGGACAGCACCGCCCCCCGTGTCCCACGCTTGGCCGGCGCCCTGGTGACCGTGCCGGGCGCCGGGGTGGTGCTGAGTGGATGGCTGTTTCCTCCCGCGGCGCCGGGTCGAGCCGCGTCGGCCGCGGTGATCGTGCTGCACGGGTGGAGGCCGCCTGGCGTCTGGGCTGCCCTGGACGTGGCGGGCGTCGCTCGCGAACTTGCGACGGAGGGATACGCCGCGCTCGCGCTGTCCCTGCGCGGATGGCCGGGGTCCGGCGGCGAGGACGACGGCGGGTTGCGCCAGCCCGACGACATCGCCGCGGCCCTCGACTGGCTCGCGTCGCGACCCGGTGTGGATCCTGCCCGTCTTGGGCTCCTGGGGTTCTCCCAGGGGGGGCAGGTGGCGCTGTTGACTGCGGCGCGGTCGGCGTCGGTGAAGGCGGTGGTCGCGTACTATCCGGTGACCGACATCGATGCGTGGCGCGAGACGACGTCCTTTCCGGCGATCCGGGACGTCTACGTGCCGCGTGTCTGCACCCCCGGCGGGACGCGGGTGCGATCGCCCGTCGACCGCGCCGCTTCCATCACCGCCGCGGTGATGCTGATCCACGGCGATCGAGATACCCGCGTGCCGACGGCGCAGAGCGTGGCGATGGCCGATGCGCTCGCCGCCGCCCGCCGTCGTGTGGAACTCGTGCTCGTGCCGGAAGCGGACCACGGGTTTGCCCGGCGCGAGCACCCCGGCGTGTGGCGGCGGGCGCTCGCGTTCTTCGAGGAACACCTGCGCGGCGAGACCGGCAGCGCGCGACCGGTGGTCCCGTGAGCGACGAGACGTCGAGGCGGGCGCTACGGCCTGTCGTCACCGCTCATCTCTTCCCTGAACTCCTGACTGGGCTCCTGGAGCTCTTGACCGGGCTGGACACCGGGGAGTGGGCCGCGCCCGTCCCGCGGAAATCCTGGTCGGTGAGAGAGGTGGCGTTGCACCTGCTCGGAGTGGACGTGGGGCTCCTCTCGCGCCAGCGGGACGGTCACGCGGCGGCCGGGGCTCGCATCGACGACTACGAGGGACTCGTGCGGTTTCTCAAGACGCACAACGACACGTGGGTTGACGCCGCGCGACGGATCAGTCCGCGCCTGCTCTGCGATCTCCTCCGCTTCACCGGGGACCAAGTCAGCGACTACGTCCAATCGTTGGACCCCGACGCGCCGACGGAGCCGGTCAGCTGGGCGGGGCCGGACCCGGCCCCCACGTGGCTGCACGTGGCTCGTGAGTACACCGAACGGTGGCATCATCAGCAGCACATCCGCGATGCGGTGGCGAAGCCGGGCTACGGCAGCGTCCGCTATCTCAGGCCCGCGCTGGAGACGTTTGTGCGGGCGCTCCCCCGCGCCTATCGCAAGGTGGAGGCTCCGGAGCACACGGTGATCGAGATGGCGATTTCAGGAGCGGCGGGAGACAAGTGGCTGCTCGTGCGGGAGTCAGAAGCCTGGAGACTCTATCTGGGACATACGCCCGCTCCGGACGCGCTCGTCGTTCTTCCGCAGGAGATCGCGTGGCGGCTCTTCACGAGGTGGATCGCCAGGCAGGACGCGCTGCGCGAGTCTCGGGTGCGCGGAGATCCGTCGCTGGCATCTGTGGTGTTTGATACGGTCGCCGTCATCGCGTAGCGGCAGGTGTGCGGCCTGCGACCCGGCGCGGTCGCCACGCGCGAGGGAGCCGGCCCGAAGACCGGCTCCCTCGCGGCGCGTTGGGGTCGATGGGGTGCGGCTCAGGCCGTCACTGCGTGTATCGCCACTGCTCGATGTTCCACCCGTCCCCGGCGTTGCTGGGGTTGCCGGTGAGGCCGGCGAGCTTGCTGCTCGTCGCGGTGGCGGAGACCATGTAGTACACGGGGATCGTCGGCACGTCCCGCCCGAGCATCTCCTGCGCCTTCCAGAACAGCGGCTTGGCTTTTGCGGGATCGATTTCCTGTTCGGCCTGGTTGATGACGTCCGTCACGTCCTTGTTCACGTAGAAGTCTTCGTTCAGGCCGTTCGGCGGCAGCGCGTCGGCCGAGTAGAAGATCGACAGCGCCGGCGGCGCGCCGATCTTCCAGCGGTGGAACAGGGTGTCGCACTTGCCGGTGACCCGGATCTCCCCGTACACGGTCGAGGAGTAGTTGTGGATCTGCATATCCATGCCGACCGCGCGCAGTTCGGCCTGGATGACCTGTTGGACCCGGTCCTGGGTCGCGTCCCCGGTCGCATTGCAGTTCTCGAACGTCAGCGCGTGACCGCCCTTCTGGAGCACGCCGTTCGCGCCCGGCGTCCAGCCCGCCGCGGCGAGGAGCTGCTTCGCCTTGGCCGGATTGTACGTGTACTGACTGTACGCCTTCGCGTCGTACGCCCACGTCAGCGGGGTCATCGGCGGCCCCGCGGCCGTGCCGAGGCCGCCGAGGACGCTCGACACGATCCCGCGCTTGTCGATCGCATACGCGACGGCCTGCCGCACGCGGACGTCCTGCCACATCGGCCGCTTGAGGTTGAAGTCGAAGTGCATCCACGCGTTGAGCGGGTAGACGACGACCTTCACGTTCGGCGTGGCCTGCAGCGCTTTGATCTGGTCGAACGGCACGAGCCACGCGACCTGCGCCTCACCCGTCTTCACCATGTTGATCCGCGTGTTCGGGTCCTGGACAAACCGCCACACGATCCGCTTGATGTGCGGGAGCCCCTGCGCGGCGCCGCGGTAGTACGGGTTCGCGACCTCGACGAGCGACTGCCCGGGCTGCCACGACTCGACCTTGTAGGGACCGGTGAGCACGGGGCTCCGGTTGTAGGCGGTGTAGGTGTTCAGGTCGTGGCCCTCGAGGATGTGCTTCGGCATCAGGTACCGGAACGTGTTCACGATGTAGCCCGAGTACGGGGTCTTGAACGTCGCGACGACGGTCAGGTCGTCCGGCGTGTCCACCGACTCGATCAGGTTCCAGCCCGGGCGCGTGTCAACGCGGAACGTCGTGTCGATCATCGCCTTGTACGTGAACAGGGCGTCCGCCGATGTCACCGGCTGGCCGTCGCTCCACTTGAGCCCCGGCTTGAGCTTCCACGTCACGATCATCTTCTGGCCGACCAGCTTCACGCCGCCGTTGGACAGGAGCGGGACCTGTCGGGCCAGCAGCGGGATGTACCGCATCTTGTCATCGTTCGTGACGAACCCCTCCGCCAAGCCCATGTCTCCGACCGCAGGAATGTGCGTGGCGTAGGGGTTCAGCGTGTCGGGTTCCAGGGGATACGCGACCGTGAGCGTGTCCGGTGTCGCCGCAGCGCCCGCCGGCGGCCCAGGGATCGCGATCAGGCCCGCGACCAGAACCAGCCATGCGATCGTACAGATCGTCCCCGTCATCGTGCGCGCGCGTGTCCTCATCGTTGTCCCTCCCCTGGGGTCTCGTACCGTGATTCCCGTGCTACACGGCTCCCGATGCGGGGCCGTCGAGCAACGTCTTGTAGACGCGACCGTCCTTCATGACCAGCGCGAGGCGGCCGGGGTCCGCAACGGCGGCGATGTCGTCGAGTGGATCGCCGGCGACGAGCAGCAGGTCGGCCCGGCGCCCGGGCCTGAGCGTGCCGACGCGGTCGTCCATCGAGAGCAGCCGGGCGGCGTCCCCGGTGGACGCCACGATCGACTGCATCGGGGTCATCCCCGCCTCGACCATGTAGACGAGCTCCCGCGCGTTCTCGGCGTGTCCGAGCGCGCCTGCGTCGGTGCCCATCGCCATCGGCACGCCGAGCGCGAGCGCCCGGCGGAACACCTTGCGCTTTTCCTCGAGCATCGCCGGCACCCGCGCGGCGGTGTAGGCCGGAACGGACGTCGGGTCGCGCCGGATCCGTTCCACCATCCGCTGCGTGACGCTGAGGGTGGGGACCAGCCAGATCCGGCGGCGGGCCATCTCCTCAAGCTGGCGGTCGCTGGCGAGCCCCCCGTGCTCGACCGTGTCCACGCCCGCGGCGAGGCACATGTCGAGGCTCTCGCCGCCGTGCGCGTGCGCCATGACGCGGACGTCCTTGCTGTGCGCTTCGTCGACGATGACCCGCACCTCGTCGAGACAGAACTGGCGGGTCGTGTACCCTCCGCGCGGCGACCCGCCGCCGCCGTTCGTCGCGATCTTGATCCAGTCCGCACCGAGCTTCAGCACCTCCCGGACCTTGCGGCGCACGCCATCCGTGCCGTCGGCGATGCCGTCCGGAATCCCAGGAAGCCTCGGCAGATCCGAGGAGAGCCCGGACGGCTGCGTGAGATCGCCGTGGCCGCCGGTCTGGGAAATGATCACCAGGCTGATGAGGAGCCGGGGCCCGTCGATCACGCCCTGGTCGACCGCCATCTTGACGCCGAGGTCGACCCCGGCGGCGTCGCGCAGGGTCGTGACCCCGGCCCGCAGCGTGTCGTCCAGCCACCGGCCCACCTGCAGCACCGCCAGGCTCGGCGCCAGTTGGAAGCGGCGCGTCAGGTCGAGCCCGAAGTGCGCGACGTGGTCGTGGCAGTCGATGATCCCCGGCATCGCCGTGCACCGCGACCCGTCATACACGTGGGCGCCCGCCGGAAGCGCGCCCAGCCGGTCGAGCGGGCGCACGTCGGCGATCAGCCCGTCCTCGATGATCACGGCGGTCGCCCCCGTCGCCGCGGCCCCGGTGCCTTCGATCAGCCGGCCGGCTTTGACGACGTGGGTCACGGCTGCGGTCACGCCCGCGCCGACCCCGCGGCCCGGCGGCGCTGGGCCTCCTGGCTGAGGCGCAGGAAGGCCGGCACGAACTCGCGCGCGTACGCGACCATGCGGTCCAGGATCTGCCGGCCACGCGCTTCCGAGGCGACGCTCCAGTCGCCGCTTGCGCCGCTCGGCAGCACGTCCGACGCCTCGTTGAAGAGGCCGATCTCGAACCCCTGGAACTTCCCGGTCCGGTACGACGCGACCGAG from bacterium includes the following:
- a CDS encoding amidohydrolase family protein; amino-acid sequence: MTAAVTHVVKAGRLIEGTGAAATGATAVIIEDGLIADVRPLDRLGALPAGAHVYDGSRCTAMPGIIDCHDHVAHFGLDLTRRFQLAPSLAVLQVGRWLDDTLRAGVTTLRDAAGVDLGVKMAVDQGVIDGPRLLISLVIISQTGGHGDLTQPSGLSSDLPRLPGIPDGIADGTDGVRRKVREVLKLGADWIKIATNGGGGSPRGGYTTRQFCLDEVRVIVDEAHSKDVRVMAHAHGGESLDMCLAAGVDTVEHGGLASDRQLEEMARRRIWLVPTLSVTQRMVERIRRDPTSVPAYTAARVPAMLEEKRKVFRRALALGVPMAMGTDAGALGHAENARELVYMVEAGMTPMQSIVASTGDAARLLSMDDRVGTLRPGRRADLLLVAGDPLDDIAAVADPGRLALVMKDGRVYKTLLDGPASGAV